In Ctenopharyngodon idella isolate HZGC_01 chromosome 1, HZGC01, whole genome shotgun sequence, a single genomic region encodes these proteins:
- the ldb2b gene encoding LIM domain-binding protein 2b isoform X3, whose protein sequence is MTGAPRDPFYSSPFGPFYRRHAPYPVQPEYRMHELNKRLQSRPEDCDILWWDAFCTEFFEEDATLTLSFCLEEGPKTYTIGRTLIPRYFSSLFEGGVYELFFELKQTKESFNNSTITVDSHHCTMTTQHGKPTFTKVCTEGRLILVFTFDDLMRIKTWHFTITHYSELIPRSVLAVNAQDPGALEQLSKNISRVGLTNLTLNYLRLCVILEPMQELMSRHKTYGLSPRDCLKTCLFHQWQRMTTPPVGPSPNFKTEIFPSNSKKSEPAKPATKRRRRRNSAGSASNSSTGNSKKRSPANNFSLPSQPKRVAGETRGGGWLEAELR, encoded by the exons ATGACCGGCGCGCCGCGAGACCCCTTCTACTCCTCTCCTTTCGGTCCGTTTTACCGGAGACACGCGCCCTACCCGGTGCAGCCGGAGTACCGGATGCACGAGCTCAACAAACGGCTCCAGTCCCGGCCTGAG GACTGTGATATTCTGTGGTGGGATGCATTCTGCACTGAGTTTTTTGAAGAAGATGCCACACTAACTCTCTCATTTTGCCTGGAGGAGGGACCCAAGACATACA CCATCGGGCGCACCCTGATCCCTCGTTACTTCAGTTCTCTGTTCGAAGGAGGAGTCTATGAGTTGTTTTTTGAGCTGAAACAAACAAAGGAGTCGTTCAACAACTCAACTATTACTGTCGACTCTCATCACTGTACAATGACAACACAACATGGCAAACCTACATTCACTAAG gtcTGTACTGAAGGTCGTCTGATTCTTGTGTTCACCTTTGATGACCTCATGAGAATCAAAACATGGCACTTCACTATCACACACTACAGTGAGCTCATTCCCCGCAGTGTCTTGGCTGTTAAT GCACAAGACCCTGGAGCTCTGGAACAACTGTCCAAAAACATCAGTCGAGTGGGACTTACCAACCTCACACTGAACTACCTCAGA tTGTGTGTGATTCTAGAGCCGATGCAGGAGCTCATGTCTAGGCATAAGACATATGGACTGAGTCCCAGAGACTGTCTGAAGACCTGCCTCTTTCACCAGTGGCAGAGGATGACAACACCACcag ttGGACCCTCACCAAACTTCAAGACAGAAATATTTCCCTCTAATtccaaaaaat cagaGCCAGCCAAACCAGCAACAaagagaaggaggaggaggaactCAGCTGGTAGCGCGTCCAATAGCAGCACAGGAAACAGCAAGAAGCGCAGCCCAGCCAATAACTTCAGCCTACCCTCACAG CCTAAACGTGTCGCCGGGGAAACGAGGGGTGGCGGGTGGCTGGAGGCGGAGCTTAGGTAG
- the ldb2b gene encoding LIM domain-binding protein 2b isoform X1, whose product MTGAPRDPFYSSPFGPFYRRHAPYPVQPEYRMHELNKRLQSRPEDCDILWWDAFCTEFFEEDATLTLSFCLEEGPKTYTIGRTLIPRYFSSLFEGGVYELFFELKQTKESFNNSTITVDSHHCTMTTQHGKPTFTKVCTEGRLILVFTFDDLMRIKTWHFTITHYSELIPRSVLAVNAQDPGALEQLSKNISRVGLTNLTLNYLRLCVILEPMQELMSRHKTYGLSPRDCLKTCLFHQWQRMTTPPVGPSPNFKTEIFPSNSKKSEPAKPATKRRRRRNSAGSASNSSTGNSKKRSPANNFSLPSQDVMVVGEPSLMGGELGDVDERLITRLENEQYDPVNGLHDDGLHDFANSPTLGNGSSWNGQHPSNQDSKPDTMATQQLE is encoded by the exons ATGACCGGCGCGCCGCGAGACCCCTTCTACTCCTCTCCTTTCGGTCCGTTTTACCGGAGACACGCGCCCTACCCGGTGCAGCCGGAGTACCGGATGCACGAGCTCAACAAACGGCTCCAGTCCCGGCCTGAG GACTGTGATATTCTGTGGTGGGATGCATTCTGCACTGAGTTTTTTGAAGAAGATGCCACACTAACTCTCTCATTTTGCCTGGAGGAGGGACCCAAGACATACA CCATCGGGCGCACCCTGATCCCTCGTTACTTCAGTTCTCTGTTCGAAGGAGGAGTCTATGAGTTGTTTTTTGAGCTGAAACAAACAAAGGAGTCGTTCAACAACTCAACTATTACTGTCGACTCTCATCACTGTACAATGACAACACAACATGGCAAACCTACATTCACTAAG gtcTGTACTGAAGGTCGTCTGATTCTTGTGTTCACCTTTGATGACCTCATGAGAATCAAAACATGGCACTTCACTATCACACACTACAGTGAGCTCATTCCCCGCAGTGTCTTGGCTGTTAAT GCACAAGACCCTGGAGCTCTGGAACAACTGTCCAAAAACATCAGTCGAGTGGGACTTACCAACCTCACACTGAACTACCTCAGA tTGTGTGTGATTCTAGAGCCGATGCAGGAGCTCATGTCTAGGCATAAGACATATGGACTGAGTCCCAGAGACTGTCTGAAGACCTGCCTCTTTCACCAGTGGCAGAGGATGACAACACCACcag ttGGACCCTCACCAAACTTCAAGACAGAAATATTTCCCTCTAATtccaaaaaat cagaGCCAGCCAAACCAGCAACAaagagaaggaggaggaggaactCAGCTGGTAGCGCGTCCAATAGCAGCACAGGAAACAGCAAGAAGCGCAGCCCAGCCAATAACTTCAGCCTACCCTCACAG GATGTGATGGTGGTAGGGGAGCCCTCTCTAATGGGAGGGGAGTTGGGTGACGTGGACGAGCGTTTGATCACACGCCTAGAGAATGAACAATACGACCCTGTCAACGGTCTCCATGATGACGGTCTCCATGACTTCGCCAACTCACCGACACTTGGAAACGGCAGCTCCTGGAATGGccagcaccctagcaaccaggACAGTAAGCCTGATACCATGGCAACGCAGCAGTTGGAGTAA
- the ldb2b gene encoding LIM domain-binding protein 2b isoform X2, whose protein sequence is MTGAPRDPFYSSPFGPFYRRHAPYPVQPEYRMHELNKRLQSRPEDCDILWWDAFCTEFFEEDATLTLSFCLEEGPKTYTIGRTLIPRYFSSLFEGGVYELFFELKQTKESFNNSTITVDSHHCTMTTQHGKPTFTKVCTEGRLILVFTFDDLMRIKTWHFTITHYSELIPRSVLAVNAQDPGALEQLSKNISRVGLTNLTLNYLRLCVILEPMQELMSRHKTYGLSPRDCLKTCLFHQWQRMTTPPVGPSPNFKTEIFPSNSKKSEPAKPATKRRRRRNSAGSASNSSTGNSKKRSPANNFSLPSQPKRVAGETRGGGWLEAELRM, encoded by the exons ATGACCGGCGCGCCGCGAGACCCCTTCTACTCCTCTCCTTTCGGTCCGTTTTACCGGAGACACGCGCCCTACCCGGTGCAGCCGGAGTACCGGATGCACGAGCTCAACAAACGGCTCCAGTCCCGGCCTGAG GACTGTGATATTCTGTGGTGGGATGCATTCTGCACTGAGTTTTTTGAAGAAGATGCCACACTAACTCTCTCATTTTGCCTGGAGGAGGGACCCAAGACATACA CCATCGGGCGCACCCTGATCCCTCGTTACTTCAGTTCTCTGTTCGAAGGAGGAGTCTATGAGTTGTTTTTTGAGCTGAAACAAACAAAGGAGTCGTTCAACAACTCAACTATTACTGTCGACTCTCATCACTGTACAATGACAACACAACATGGCAAACCTACATTCACTAAG gtcTGTACTGAAGGTCGTCTGATTCTTGTGTTCACCTTTGATGACCTCATGAGAATCAAAACATGGCACTTCACTATCACACACTACAGTGAGCTCATTCCCCGCAGTGTCTTGGCTGTTAAT GCACAAGACCCTGGAGCTCTGGAACAACTGTCCAAAAACATCAGTCGAGTGGGACTTACCAACCTCACACTGAACTACCTCAGA tTGTGTGTGATTCTAGAGCCGATGCAGGAGCTCATGTCTAGGCATAAGACATATGGACTGAGTCCCAGAGACTGTCTGAAGACCTGCCTCTTTCACCAGTGGCAGAGGATGACAACACCACcag ttGGACCCTCACCAAACTTCAAGACAGAAATATTTCCCTCTAATtccaaaaaat cagaGCCAGCCAAACCAGCAACAaagagaaggaggaggaggaactCAGCTGGTAGCGCGTCCAATAGCAGCACAGGAAACAGCAAGAAGCGCAGCCCAGCCAATAACTTCAGCCTACCCTCACAG CCTAAACGTGTCGCCGGGGAAACGAGGGGTGGCGGGTGGCTGGAGGCGGAGCTTAG GATGTGA